One Caulobacter segnis genomic window carries:
- a CDS encoding glutathione S-transferase family protein, with the protein MSVERTLHHFPLDPASRQVRLALGEKRLPFVEIQVRYWEMPPEFTALNPSGLPPVLVETRNQRNLVVCETRAILEHIEETETEPPLLGRDAGERAEARRLLQWFDRKFDNEVNGFLLHEKMEKRLLRMGAPDLAALRQGREALRMHLGYVDGLLQTRDWLAGRRMSLADFAAAAHLSVIDYFGDVPWKDFPTAKTWYMKLKSRPAFRPILADRWPGLAPAAHYDDLDF; encoded by the coding sequence ATGAGCGTCGAACGCACCCTCCACCATTTCCCCCTCGACCCCGCCTCGCGACAGGTGCGTCTGGCGCTGGGCGAAAAGCGGCTGCCGTTCGTCGAGATCCAGGTCCGCTACTGGGAGATGCCGCCCGAGTTCACCGCGCTGAACCCTTCGGGCCTGCCGCCAGTGCTGGTCGAGACCCGCAACCAGCGCAACCTGGTGGTCTGCGAGACGCGGGCCATTCTCGAGCACATCGAGGAGACGGAGACTGAGCCGCCGCTCTTGGGCCGCGACGCCGGCGAGCGCGCCGAGGCGCGTCGCCTGCTGCAGTGGTTCGACCGCAAGTTCGACAACGAGGTCAACGGCTTCCTGCTGCACGAGAAGATGGAGAAGCGCCTGCTGCGGATGGGCGCGCCGGACCTGGCCGCCCTGCGCCAGGGCCGTGAGGCGTTGCGCATGCACCTGGGCTATGTCGACGGCCTGCTGCAGACCCGCGACTGGCTGGCCGGTCGCCGCATGAGCCTGGCCGACTTCGCCGCCGCCGCGCACCTTTCCGTCATCGACTATTTCGGCGACGTGCCGTGGAAGGACTTCCCGACGGCCAAGACCTGGTACATGAAGCTGAAGTCGAGGCCGGCCTTCCGCCCGATCCTGGCCGACCGCTGGCCCGGCCTCGCGCCGGCCGCGCATTATGACGACCTCGATTTCTGA
- the rfaE1 gene encoding D-glycero-beta-D-manno-heptose-7-phosphate kinase, producing the protein MNDTLAHLPRAFAGKTVLVLGDVMLDRFIYGAVDRISPEAPVPVIAVEKETAMLGGAGNVARNVAALGAKAVLIGLIGQDEAGAALRGMIDVEHGLDAELVADPARRTTEKVRYISGAHQMLRVDREDRGPGDGAALLAAFKARLASADVVVLSDYAKGVLTAEVVRGAIDAARAAGKPVIVDPKSRDFARYDGATLIKPNRKEAAEATGVVDNSDEASEEAGAAILAMAPGLQAALITRGGAGMTLSVRGQPHVHLPATAVEVFDVSGAGDTVAATLALAVAAGASLADAAHLANLAGGLVVAKLGTDVVTAAELTAQAGSAQGEPGEIKIADRDHAAEIVEGWRARGLKVGFTNGCFDLLHPGHVSLLSQAKAACDRLIVGLNTDASVSKLKGPTRPVQKEQGRATVLASLSSVDLVVLFDEDTPLDLIKAFHPDVLVKGADYTVETVVGSDIVLGYGGKVVLAELKQGQSTTNLIARMNS; encoded by the coding sequence ATGAACGACACCCTCGCCCACTTGCCCCGCGCCTTCGCCGGCAAGACCGTGCTGGTTCTCGGCGACGTGATGCTGGACCGCTTCATCTACGGCGCGGTCGACCGCATCTCGCCCGAAGCGCCGGTGCCGGTGATCGCGGTCGAGAAGGAGACGGCCATGCTGGGCGGGGCGGGCAATGTCGCCCGCAACGTCGCCGCCCTGGGCGCCAAGGCGGTGCTGATCGGCCTGATCGGCCAGGACGAGGCCGGCGCGGCCCTGCGCGGCATGATCGACGTCGAGCACGGGCTGGACGCCGAACTGGTCGCCGATCCCGCGCGTCGCACGACCGAAAAGGTCCGCTACATCTCCGGCGCGCACCAGATGCTGCGCGTCGACCGCGAGGATCGCGGACCCGGCGATGGCGCGGCCCTGCTGGCGGCGTTCAAGGCGCGCCTCGCCTCGGCGGATGTCGTGGTGCTGTCCGACTACGCCAAGGGGGTGCTGACCGCCGAGGTGGTGCGCGGGGCGATCGACGCCGCCCGCGCGGCCGGCAAGCCGGTGATCGTCGACCCCAAGAGCCGCGACTTCGCCCGCTACGACGGCGCGACCCTGATCAAGCCCAATCGCAAGGAGGCCGCCGAGGCCACCGGCGTCGTCGATAATTCCGACGAGGCTTCGGAAGAGGCCGGCGCGGCGATCCTGGCCATGGCGCCGGGGCTGCAAGCCGCCCTGATCACCCGCGGCGGCGCGGGCATGACCCTGTCCGTGCGCGGCCAGCCGCACGTCCACCTGCCGGCGACGGCGGTCGAGGTGTTCGACGTCTCGGGCGCGGGCGACACCGTGGCCGCGACCCTGGCCCTGGCCGTGGCGGCCGGCGCCAGCCTGGCCGACGCCGCCCACCTGGCCAACCTGGCCGGCGGCCTGGTGGTCGCCAAGCTGGGCACCGACGTGGTCACCGCCGCCGAACTGACCGCCCAGGCCGGTTCAGCCCAGGGCGAGCCCGGCGAGATCAAGATCGCCGATCGCGACCACGCCGCCGAGATCGTCGAGGGCTGGCGCGCCCGGGGCCTGAAGGTCGGGTTCACCAACGGCTGCTTCGACCTCTTGCATCCGGGTCACGTCTCGCTGCTCAGCCAGGCCAAGGCCGCCTGCGACCGGCTGATCGTCGGCCTCAACACCGACGCCTCGGTCTCGAAGCTGAAGGGCCCGACCCGCCCGGTGCAGAAAGAGCAGGGCCGCGCCACGGTGCTGGCCTCGCTGTCGTCGGTGGATCTGGTGGTGCTGTTCGACGAGGACACGCCGCTGGACCTGATCAAGGCCTTCCACCCCGACGTGCTGGTCAAGGGCGCGGACTACACGGTCGAGACCGTGGTCGGTTCCGACATCGTGCTCGGCTACGGCGGCAAGGTGGTGCTGGCCGAGCTGAAGCAAGGCCAGAGCACGACCAACCTCATTGCTCGCATGAACAGCTGA
- a CDS encoding citrate synthase family protein: MADWLDADQVLERLGIRPQTLYAYVSRGRIEAAAHPHDPRRSLYRASDVAALAQKKARGRRAADVAAEAIAWGEPVLPSAITTIAGGRLWYRGRDAVELAEQGLTLENVGRLLRGGHGAALKSSRRPEPPSADSARARLFLTLAARAGREPPARGRAPLALAMEAADLLEAVVDAATGQAGEGPAHARFAAAWGLDAAGADLVRRTLVLLADHELNASTFAARVAASTGASLSAACLAGLSALSGPLHGGMAARVEAFVEEAERRDAAHAVSARLARGASMPGFDHPLYPDGDPRAAALLAAFEAPPLLAELRAATETATGLAPNIDFALVSLARTLKLPPDAPFILFATARSAGWAAHAIEQLQTGRLIRPRARYVGENPIPSP; this comes from the coding sequence ATGGCCGATTGGTTGGACGCGGATCAGGTGCTGGAGCGGCTGGGGATCCGGCCGCAGACCTTGTACGCCTATGTCAGCCGAGGGCGGATCGAGGCCGCCGCCCATCCGCACGACCCGCGCCGCAGCCTCTATCGCGCCTCGGACGTGGCGGCCCTGGCCCAGAAGAAGGCGCGCGGCCGCCGCGCCGCCGATGTCGCGGCCGAGGCCATCGCCTGGGGCGAGCCGGTCCTGCCCTCGGCCATCACCACCATCGCCGGCGGCCGTCTCTGGTATCGCGGCCGCGACGCCGTCGAACTGGCCGAGCAGGGCCTGACGCTGGAGAATGTCGGCCGGCTGCTGCGCGGCGGCCACGGCGCGGCGCTAAAGTCGTCCCGACGGCCTGAGCCGCCGAGCGCCGACAGCGCGCGAGCGCGGCTGTTTCTCACTCTCGCCGCCCGCGCTGGTCGCGAGCCCCCGGCCCGAGGTCGCGCGCCGCTCGCGCTCGCCATGGAGGCCGCCGACCTGCTGGAAGCCGTGGTCGACGCCGCCACGGGGCAAGCCGGGGAGGGCCCGGCCCACGCCCGCTTCGCCGCCGCTTGGGGCCTGGACGCCGCCGGCGCCGACCTCGTCCGCCGGACGCTCGTCCTGCTGGCCGACCACGAGCTGAACGCCTCGACCTTCGCCGCGCGGGTGGCGGCCTCGACCGGGGCGTCGTTGTCGGCGGCCTGCCTGGCGGGCCTTTCGGCCCTGTCAGGCCCCCTGCACGGCGGGATGGCCGCGCGGGTCGAGGCCTTCGTCGAGGAGGCCGAGCGGCGCGATGCGGCCCATGCAGTCTCGGCCCGGCTGGCGCGCGGCGCGTCGATGCCCGGCTTCGACCATCCGCTCTATCCCGATGGCGACCCGCGCGCCGCGGCCCTGCTGGCGGCGTTCGAGGCCCCGCCCCTGCTGGCCGAACTGCGCGCGGCCACCGAAACCGCCACCGGCCTCGCGCCCAATATCGACTTCGCCCTGGTCAGTCTGGCCCGAACCCTGAAACTGCCGCCCGACGCGCCCTTCATCCTGTTCGCCACGGCAAGAAGCGCGGGCTGGGCGGCGCACGCGATCGAGCAGCTGCAGACGGGACGGCTGATCCGGCCGAGAGCGCGGTATGTGGGGGAAAACCCAATCCCCTCCCCTTGA
- a CDS encoding cation diffusion facilitator family transporter — MSLSAASPETRAATQRVALLSVATAAVLIVVKAIAWRASGSVAILASLSDSALDLVASLITVYAVRYAAVPPDAEHRFGHGKAGAFSSLLQGGLVFASGALIGREAIAAFLHPRPVEHGLAGVIVMIVSIVLTLALITAQSRVLKASGSIAIAGDRAHYAADLGSNAVALVGVAAAGWLGLSWVDAAAGLIVALWLIWGAVGVFREASDQLLDRELPEAERERIVTLATADPRLLGVHQLRTRASGPYIHMQMHADLPADISLAEAHSVIVAAENRLLEAFPSADIIIHPDPRGLAEKHGGVFAEGVEG; from the coding sequence ATGTCCCTGTCCGCCGCCTCGCCCGAAACCCGCGCCGCCACCCAGCGGGTCGCCCTGCTGTCGGTGGCGACGGCGGCGGTCCTGATCGTGGTCAAGGCCATCGCCTGGCGGGCCAGCGGCTCGGTGGCGATCCTGGCCTCGCTGTCGGACTCGGCCCTGGACCTGGTCGCCTCGCTCATCACCGTCTACGCCGTGCGCTACGCGGCCGTGCCGCCGGACGCCGAGCACCGCTTCGGCCATGGCAAGGCCGGGGCCTTCTCCAGCCTGCTGCAGGGCGGCCTGGTGTTCGCCTCGGGCGCCCTGATCGGCCGCGAGGCCATCGCCGCCTTCCTGCACCCGCGCCCGGTCGAGCACGGCCTGGCCGGCGTGATCGTGATGATCGTCTCGATCGTCCTGACCCTGGCCCTGATCACCGCCCAGAGCCGGGTGCTGAAGGCGAGCGGCTCAATCGCCATCGCCGGCGACCGCGCCCACTACGCCGCCGACCTGGGCTCCAACGCGGTGGCTCTGGTCGGGGTGGCGGCGGCCGGTTGGCTGGGCTTGTCCTGGGTCGACGCGGCGGCGGGTCTGATCGTGGCGCTGTGGCTGATCTGGGGCGCGGTCGGCGTCTTCCGGGAGGCCTCGGACCAGTTGCTGGATCGCGAGCTACCCGAGGCGGAGCGCGAGCGGATCGTGACCCTGGCCACGGCCGATCCACGCCTGCTGGGCGTGCACCAGCTGCGCACGCGAGCCTCGGGACCCTATATCCACATGCAGATGCACGCCGACCTGCCCGCCGACATCTCGCTGGCCGAGGCCCACAGCGTCATCGTCGCCGCCGAGAACCGCCTGCTGGAGGCCTTCCCCTCGGCCGACATCATCATCCACCCCGATCCGAGGGGCCTGGCCGAGAAGCACGGCGGCGTCTTCGCCGAGGGCGTCGAGGGTTGA
- a CDS encoding citrate synthase/methylcitrate synthase, with the protein MSDGLEGVIAARTVLSDVDGAKGRLVIRGYAVEDLSGRTRYEEAAHLLFDGFFEDAPSDLAPALGEARVRAFAEVAALDEALARRDPVEAMRALLARLPDGDDLPTALLLIAAPAVFTPAVLRVAKGQSPVVPDPALSHAADILRMARGTPATDAEAAALDAYLVTVCDHGLNASTFAARVVASTRAGLTSAVLAGLSALKGPLHGGAPGPVIEMLDAIGAPQNARPWLEKALARGDRLMGFGHRIYRVRDPRADALKAAVRKLAAASPSLPGRVAFAEAVEQAALEILREHKPDRPLDTNVEFYTALLLEALGLPPASFTCVFAMGRVAGWLAHAREQLAGGRLIRPQSVYVGPEVRAAA; encoded by the coding sequence ATGTCCGATGGTCTTGAGGGCGTCATCGCCGCCCGCACCGTTCTGTCCGATGTCGACGGGGCCAAGGGCCGCCTGGTGATCCGGGGCTACGCCGTCGAGGATCTCTCCGGCCGCACCCGCTACGAGGAGGCCGCCCACCTGCTGTTCGACGGCTTCTTCGAGGACGCGCCGTCGGATCTGGCGCCGGCCCTGGGCGAGGCCCGGGTCCGCGCCTTCGCCGAGGTGGCCGCCTTGGACGAAGCCCTGGCCCGCCGCGATCCGGTCGAGGCGATGCGCGCCCTGCTGGCCCGCCTGCCCGACGGCGATGACCTGCCGACCGCCCTGCTGCTGATCGCCGCCCCGGCCGTCTTCACCCCCGCCGTGCTGCGCGTCGCCAAGGGCCAGAGCCCGGTCGTCCCCGACCCGGCCCTGTCGCATGCCGCCGACATCCTGCGGATGGCGCGCGGGACGCCGGCCACCGACGCCGAGGCCGCCGCGCTCGACGCCTATCTGGTCACGGTCTGCGACCATGGCCTCAACGCCTCGACCTTCGCCGCGCGGGTGGTGGCTTCCACTCGCGCGGGCCTGACCTCGGCGGTGCTGGCCGGCCTCTCGGCCCTGAAGGGCCCGCTGCACGGCGGTGCGCCGGGGCCGGTGATCGAGATGCTGGACGCGATCGGCGCGCCGCAGAACGCCCGCCCCTGGCTGGAAAAGGCCCTGGCGCGCGGCGACCGGCTGATGGGCTTCGGTCACCGCATCTACCGGGTCCGCGATCCGCGCGCCGACGCCCTGAAGGCGGCCGTGCGCAAGTTGGCGGCGGCCTCGCCCAGCCTGCCCGGCCGCGTCGCCTTCGCCGAGGCGGTGGAGCAGGCGGCGCTGGAGATCCTGCGGGAGCACAAGCCCGACCGGCCGCTCGACACCAATGTCGAATTCTACACGGCGCTGCTGCTCGAGGCTTTGGGCCTGCCGCCCGCCAGCTTCACCTGCGTCTTCGCCATGGGCCGCGTCGCCGGCTGGCTGGCCCACGCCCGCGAACAGCTGGCCGGGGGCCGGCTGATCCGGCCGCAGTCGGTCTATGTCGGTCCTGAAGTGCGCGCGGCGGCTTAG
- a CDS encoding ligase-associated DNA damage response exonuclease: protein MSYPDVIRPEDLLCPRPDGLYCPPGDFYIDPVRPVDRAVITHGHADHARAGHGVAAATPETLAIMAVRYGEDFAGRREAVAYGQSFVRDGVEVTLVPAGHVLGSAQAVVRWKGLTMVVSGDYKRRRDPTCALFEPVPCDVFITEATFGLPVFRHPDDAGEIRSLLASVEQFPERCHIVGAYALGKAQRVIKLLREGGWDRPIFVHGALERLNALYEAHGVELGALAPATASGPKDAFAGQIIIAPPSAVADRWSRRFPDPVDCFASGWMRVRARARQRGVELPLILSDHADWDELTATLSELRPGEVWITHGREEALERWCELEGLPARALRLVGYDEEEGE from the coding sequence TTGTCATATCCAGACGTGATCAGGCCCGAAGACCTTCTCTGTCCCCGGCCGGACGGCCTCTACTGTCCGCCGGGAGACTTCTATATCGACCCCGTCCGCCCCGTGGACCGGGCCGTGATCACCCATGGCCACGCCGACCACGCCCGCGCCGGCCACGGGGTGGCGGCCGCCACGCCCGAGACCCTGGCGATCATGGCGGTCCGCTATGGCGAGGATTTCGCCGGCCGCCGCGAGGCCGTGGCCTATGGCCAGAGCTTTGTGCGCGATGGGGTCGAGGTGACCCTGGTCCCGGCCGGCCACGTGCTGGGCTCGGCCCAGGCGGTGGTGCGCTGGAAGGGGCTGACCATGGTGGTGTCCGGCGACTACAAGCGCCGCCGCGACCCGACCTGCGCCCTGTTCGAGCCCGTCCCCTGCGACGTCTTCATCACCGAGGCCACCTTCGGCCTGCCGGTCTTCCGCCATCCCGACGACGCGGGCGAGATCCGTAGTCTTCTGGCCTCGGTCGAGCAGTTTCCCGAGCGCTGCCACATCGTCGGGGCCTACGCCCTTGGCAAGGCCCAGCGGGTGATCAAGCTGCTGCGCGAGGGCGGCTGGGACAGGCCGATCTTCGTGCACGGGGCGCTGGAGCGGCTGAACGCCCTCTACGAGGCGCACGGGGTCGAGCTCGGGGCGCTGGCGCCGGCGACCGCCTCGGGTCCGAAGGACGCCTTCGCCGGCCAGATCATCATCGCCCCGCCCAGCGCCGTGGCCGACCGCTGGTCGCGGCGGTTCCCCGATCCCGTCGACTGCTTCGCCTCGGGCTGGATGCGGGTGCGAGCTCGCGCGCGGCAGCGGGGCGTCGAGCTGCCGCTGATCCTGTCCGATCACGCCGACTGGGACGAGCTGACGGCGACCCTGAGCGAGCTGCGCCCCGGCGAGGTCTGGATCACTCACGGCCGCGAGGAGGCCCTGGAGCGGTGGTGCGAACTGGAAGGCCTGCCGGCGCGGGCCTTGCGGCTGGTCGGTTACGACGAGGAGGAGGGGGAGTAA
- the queG gene encoding tRNA epoxyqueuosine(34) reductase QueG yields the protein MTTSISDLSPDAIKDEIRAEALTLGFSTCGFADAAAAWPNGEWLREFVEAERHGDMGWMEETLDRRSHPTAMWTEARSAVVLGVNYGPDIDPLEQLAAKSGAAISVYAQGDDYHDVIKKRLKVLAGWMHRRFGQDVKVFVDTAPLMEKPLAQRAGLGWQGKHTNLVSRQFGSWLFLGSVLTTLDLPPDEAEVDHCGRCSACLDICPTKAFPAPRQLDARRCISYLTIELAGPIPAEFRPALGNRIYGCDDCLAVCPWNKFASLSNEAKLQAREGLRQPSLAELAVLDDAEFRTLFSKNPIKRIGRDRFVRNVLYAIGNSGDAGLMTVVQPLLADPAPVVRGAAVWAARRLMGEAAQALKANEDDDVVLAEWA from the coding sequence ATGACGACCTCGATTTCTGACCTTTCGCCAGACGCGATCAAGGACGAGATCCGCGCCGAGGCCCTGACCCTGGGGTTCTCGACCTGCGGCTTCGCCGACGCGGCGGCCGCCTGGCCGAACGGCGAATGGCTGCGCGAATTCGTCGAGGCCGAGCGGCACGGCGACATGGGCTGGATGGAGGAGACGCTGGACCGGCGTTCTCACCCCACGGCCATGTGGACCGAGGCCAGGTCGGCGGTGGTGCTGGGCGTCAACTATGGCCCCGACATCGATCCGCTGGAGCAGCTGGCGGCAAAGAGCGGCGCGGCCATCTCGGTCTACGCCCAGGGCGACGACTATCACGACGTGATCAAGAAGCGTCTGAAGGTGCTGGCCGGCTGGATGCACCGCCGGTTCGGTCAGGACGTGAAGGTCTTCGTCGACACCGCGCCGCTGATGGAAAAGCCCCTGGCCCAGCGGGCCGGCCTGGGCTGGCAGGGCAAGCACACCAATCTGGTCTCGCGCCAGTTCGGCTCGTGGCTGTTCCTGGGCAGCGTGCTGACCACCCTGGACCTGCCGCCGGACGAGGCCGAGGTCGACCATTGCGGCCGGTGCAGCGCCTGCCTCGACATCTGCCCGACCAAGGCCTTCCCGGCCCCGCGGCAGCTGGATGCGCGGCGGTGCATCTCGTACCTGACCATCGAGCTCGCCGGGCCGATCCCGGCCGAGTTCCGGCCGGCCCTGGGCAACCGGATCTACGGCTGCGACGATTGCCTGGCGGTGTGCCCGTGGAACAAGTTCGCCTCGCTGTCGAACGAGGCCAAGCTGCAGGCGCGCGAGGGCCTGCGGCAGCCGTCGCTGGCCGAGCTGGCGGTGTTGGATGACGCCGAATTTCGGACTCTGTTCTCGAAGAACCCGATCAAGCGGATCGGCCGCGACCGCTTCGTGCGCAACGTGCTCTACGCGATCGGCAACAGCGGCGACGCCGGTCTCATGACGGTGGTCCAGCCGCTTCTGGCCGACCCCGCGCCGGTGGTGCGCGGCGCGGCCGTCTGGGCCGCGCGCCGTCTCATGGGCGAAGCGGCGCAGGCCCTCAAGGCGAACGAGGACGACGACGTCGTCCTCGCCGAATGGGCCTAG
- a CDS encoding FKBP-type peptidyl-prolyl cis-trans isomerase — MHRRALLFTLAAAGLTLAACGPSKKAQENLTVADAFMAKNAKEPGVVTLPEGVQYRVVREGPNGGMHPTKADEVKVHYEGKLLDGTVFDSSYERGVPAVFPLDGLVPAWIIALQRMKAGDEWILYVPPALGYGAQDKGPIPANSVMIFRIELLDVNRIGPGKPKQ; from the coding sequence ATGCATCGCCGCGCCCTGCTCTTCACCCTCGCCGCCGCCGGCCTGACCCTGGCCGCCTGCGGTCCCAGCAAGAAGGCGCAGGAGAACCTGACCGTCGCCGACGCCTTCATGGCCAAGAACGCCAAGGAGCCCGGCGTCGTCACCCTGCCGGAAGGCGTGCAGTACCGGGTGGTGCGCGAAGGGCCGAACGGCGGCATGCACCCGACCAAGGCCGACGAGGTCAAGGTCCACTACGAGGGCAAGCTGCTGGACGGCACGGTGTTTGACAGCAGCTATGAGCGCGGCGTGCCGGCGGTGTTCCCGCTGGATGGCCTGGTGCCGGCCTGGATCATCGCCTTGCAGCGCATGAAGGCCGGGGACGAGTGGATCCTCTATGTGCCGCCGGCCCTGGGCTATGGCGCCCAGGACAAGGGCCCGATCCCGGCCAACAGCGTGATGATCTTCCGCATCGAGCTCTTGGACGTGAACCGGATCGGACCGGGCAAGCCGAAACAGTAA
- a CDS encoding UTP--glucose-1-phosphate uridylyltransferase, producing the protein MKPVRKAVLPVAGLGTRVLPGTKTTPKELLNVVDRPILSYIVEEGRKAGIEHFVFVTGRSKGAIEDYFDHQIELESQLEAKGKLDILKQLRDELPKPGEMSFVRQMAPLGLGHAVWCARDIIGDEPFAVMLPDVIVDADPSALGQLIEVYDKVGGGNVIGVEEVPESETHKYGIVAPGEVNGRLATMTGMVEKPAKGTAPSNWSIAGRYILQPEIFGLLASQEKGAGNEIQLTDSMAKLMTQQKFHAYVYEGATHDCGDKIGLLKANVALALKRPDLGAAARAAVEAALKA; encoded by the coding sequence ATGAAACCCGTTCGTAAAGCCGTCCTTCCCGTCGCCGGTCTCGGCACCCGTGTGCTGCCGGGCACCAAGACCACGCCGAAGGAACTGCTGAACGTGGTCGACCGGCCGATCCTGTCGTACATCGTCGAGGAAGGCCGCAAGGCGGGCATCGAGCACTTCGTCTTCGTCACCGGCCGCTCCAAGGGCGCGATCGAGGACTATTTCGACCACCAGATCGAGCTGGAAAGCCAGCTGGAGGCCAAGGGCAAGCTTGATATCCTCAAGCAGCTGCGGGACGAACTGCCCAAGCCCGGCGAGATGAGCTTCGTGCGCCAGATGGCCCCGCTGGGCCTGGGCCACGCGGTATGGTGCGCCCGCGACATCATCGGTGACGAGCCATTCGCGGTCATGCTGCCCGACGTCATCGTCGACGCCGATCCTTCGGCGCTGGGCCAGCTGATCGAGGTCTATGACAAGGTCGGCGGCGGCAACGTCATCGGCGTCGAGGAAGTCCCCGAGAGCGAGACCCACAAGTACGGCATCGTCGCCCCGGGCGAAGTGAACGGCCGCCTGGCCACCATGACCGGCATGGTCGAGAAGCCGGCCAAGGGCACGGCCCCCTCGAACTGGTCGATCGCCGGCCGCTACATCCTGCAGCCCGAGATCTTCGGCCTGCTGGCCAGCCAGGAGAAGGGCGCGGGCAACGAGATCCAGCTGACGGACTCGATGGCCAAGCTGATGACCCAGCAGAAGTTCCACGCCTATGTCTACGAAGGCGCCACCCACGACTGCGGCGACAAGATCGGCCTGCTGAAGGCCAATGTCGCCCTGGCCCTGAAGCGTCCCGACCTGGGCGCGGCGGCCCGCGCGGCCGTGGAAGCGGCCCTGAAGGCCTAG